The segment CCCTACGAAATCAAGGGCGATTCGAGCGGTTTCCGGACGTGGAAGCAAGCTCAAGAAATGAATATGGCTGCGGCGGTCACCGATGCGCAACAGTCATCTGAGCAATAAGGATGGATGTCCACCGGCACGCGATCTTATCGGTAAGAAAGTGATGAGTCACATCACCACGAAGTCACCGAATCATCGTGCGACCGCGGATCATTAAAGGAGCATAGCTTTGACTTACGTTTCAATTCCCCCGCTCAATGAGCAATGGCACGCTGGCGGCTTCCTCGTCTCCCAAGGCGAAGGGCGCCGCTCAATGAATCGAGTGACCATCACAGGCGGCGCAAAGCTCTATCCGGGCACCGTGCTCGGACAGCAGACGATCGGCGGCAATCCCATCGGTACCGCCGCGGCGCTCGGCACGAACACCGGTAACGGAACGATCGGCGCAATCACTATCGCGACGGGCACTTCGCCGGGCGTGTTCACCGTCGAGTTCGACGACGCTACTCACTTCGTTGTGTCCTCGCCGGCTGGCGCCGAGATCGGCCACGGAGTCGCGGGCACCCCGTTCAGCGCTGGTGGAATCAGCTTCACGATCACCGCAGGCGGAACGGCATTCGCGCCGGCCGACAGCTTCACCCTGACCGTCGCGACATCGTCACCATCCATGAAGTATGTCCCTGTCACATCGACCGCAACAGATGGCTCGCAGATCGCCGTCGCCATTCTCTACGGGATCGCTGACGCATCCGAAGGTGACGTGAATGCTGCAGTTGTGGCTCGGGACGCCGAATTTAATGCCTCGGAACTTCTCTGGGATCCCTCAATGAATCCCGTAAACCAGGCAACAGCCCTCAACCAACTCGCGAAGCAAGGCCTGATTAGGCGGTAAGTGCGAAGCCCCGGCCGGCGGTGGGCATACTCAGAAAAACACCGGCATCTGCCGACGCTCGTGGAAGCGGGCAGCCTCTCCTGATTCTCGTCGATCAGGTCCAACTCGCGGCGGGCGGTAGAACCCTCTCATTAAACTCAGGAGTTTCGAAGTTGCCATGAAGAAAATCATCTCATTCACCGCTACAGCGAGTATCGCGTTCGCCCTCCTCTGGACGTCTACCGCATATTCACAGTTCAGCCCCGGACAGGTCCTCACAGCCAGTCAACTGAACCAAGCGTTCTCGAACGTGCTCCCGCTGTCGGGAGGTGCGCTGACGGGTCCACTCACAGTGCCGACGCTGACAAGTACCAATGTTGCAATTACGGGCGGTGCGATCAATGGCACCGCAATCGGAGGCAGTGCTCCCAGCGCCGCTGCATTCACGACCATCAACACGGGCAGTGCGAGTGTGTCGGGGGCGCTTAGCGTCGCCGGAGCTGCTACGGCAACGTCGATCTCGATCCCGACGAGCTCAGGCACGAACCCGATCACGCTGGTAAATAATAATAACAATCAGATCGCATGGCCGTCCGGATCCTCGATCCAACTGAATGGATCTGGATCGATCCAGTTTGGCGGAAGCGTCAACGGAGCGTTGCTGTCGAACGACGGCGCACCGAACGATATTGTGATGGTCGGTCCCTCCAATTTAGCTGGCTACGATACCAACTTTGTTTTGTATCCTTCCCCGCAGGCCGGCGCATTTTTGGTAGTAAATCGAGTCGGCGGCCCCAATCAAGAGCAGTTCATTTTCGGCGCTCCGGACCCGGCAACCAATGCGAAATATCTGTTTTCTCAGGTGATCGACGGTGCCGGGCACTACCGGCCGGTCCAGTTCAATGGCGGCGCGATTGACGCATTTACGCTCACGACGAGCGGTAATGTTCAATTCGACAATCATGTTTCCGCAGCATCGTCGGCACTCGGAAACGTCACGATGTCAAATTGCGGAACGGGTGCGTCCGCCGCATTCGCGAATGACGTTCGCGGCACGCTGGTGATGGGAACGGGTAGCGTTACCTCGTGTACCGTGACCTTCAACCAGGCCTACGCGTCGACGCCGAGTTGCGTGATCACCGGGTTAGGATCTGGCACTGCCGTGCTGTCCATGTCAGCGCTGTCTACGGCGGGGTTCACGATCGCGTCATCCGCCGACATCAGTGGCAAGTACGTCACGTACATGTGCATGCAGTAACCATTCAGAACGATGCCATCCACGAATGGCTTTCAATTAAACGGCGGTCCGAACCCGCTGCAGCCCTTTCTTAATGCGGGGCTTCAAGGGTTCGACCGCGCCAGTGGCGAACTACACCCCGCAACCCCAACAATGACAAAGAATCACGATCCCAAATGGTCATCGTGAATTTTCGGGCCGGTCGATCGAGTCTCGCTCGCAAAACGGCCGCCGTCGACGCGGAATTCGGCCCTTCGGACGACCAGGCGTGCCCTCGAAACCGCCCGGGTCCTTCGGCGGGATCTCCGAACATGCGGGCACTGCGCACCGCGATTTTCGACCAGCTACAAACTTCTGGATTTGCTTGACAGAATCATCGATAGGGAAATTCTATAGCTTGACAAAATGGACTTAAGCCCATGAAACGAAAAGAATTTCATTCGCGCGTTGACCGGCGAAATTCTGTCAAGTTGGTTGACAGCAGGTTGACAAATTGACGGGCGAACGAGCTCGAGCACCCAATTTCGCGGCCGTGCCGGCCGCACCTTTGCCAGAGGAAATCAACATGGCATTCATGAAGCAGTCGGAATTTGCGGACCTGTGCGGCGTGTCACGACAGGCCGTGCTCAACTGGAAGCGCGAGAGCAAACTCGTCATGCAGGGCGCGCGCGTCGACGTCGATGCGTCCCTGGCTCGGCTCGGCCGGGTTCGGCGCGGCGGCTCTCCCGTTCAGCCGGAGGCGAGCAAGGATGCAGTAGTCGACATCGAGATCCAGCCCGGCGAATCACTCGACCAGGCTGCTGAACGCCTCGCGGGCGAGATCGATGTCGATGGCACGAGTTTCGACGAAGCCAGGCGCATTAAGGAGGTCTATCTCGCCCTACTGCATCGCCTCGATTTCGAGAAGAAGTCTGGCGCCCTGGTGGAGCTCGATACCGCCAGCACCGTCCTCTTCGAGGAGTTCCGGGCACAGCGCGATGCGTGGCTCAACTGGCCGGCAAAGGTCGGGCCACTGATTGCCTCCGAACTCGGCATCGAGGCCGACAAGATCACCTCGGTGCTGGTCGCCCATGTCCACAAGCAGATTGCACAACTGGGGGAACCGGAGGTTCAGTTCAGCGAGGACCGCTGACCGTTTGACGCACTGCGGCGGTGCGAGTACACTCCGCGCCGCGGGGTGGAGCAGTCTGGCAGCT is part of the Burkholderia pyrrocinia genome and harbors:
- a CDS encoding head decoration protein, with translation MTYVSIPPLNEQWHAGGFLVSQGEGRRSMNRVTITGGAKLYPGTVLGQQTIGGNPIGTAAALGTNTGNGTIGAITIATGTSPGVFTVEFDDATHFVVSSPAGAEIGHGVAGTPFSAGGISFTITAGGTAFAPADSFTLTVATSSPSMKYVPVTSTATDGSQIAVAILYGIADASEGDVNAAVVARDAEFNASELLWDPSMNPVNQATALNQLAKQGLIRR